One window from the genome of Choloepus didactylus isolate mChoDid1 chromosome 2, mChoDid1.pri, whole genome shotgun sequence encodes:
- the LRRN2 gene encoding LOW QUALITY PROTEIN: leucine-rich repeat neuronal protein 2 (The sequence of the model RefSeq protein was modified relative to this genomic sequence to represent the inferred CDS: deleted 1 base in 1 codon), translated as MRLLVAPLLLAWVASATAAVPVVPWHVPCPTQCACQIRPWYTPRSSYREATTVDCNDLFLTTVPPALPAGTQTLLLQSNSIVRVDQSELSYLANLTELDLSQNSFSDARDCDFRALPQLLSLHLEENQLTQLEDHSFAGLGSLQELYLNHNQLYRIAPRAFAGLSNLLRLHLNSNLLRAIDSRWFEMLPNLEILMIGGNKVDAILDMNFRPLASLRSLVLAGMNLREISDYALEGLQSLESLSFYDNLLARVPRRALEQVPGLKFLDLNKNPLQRVGPGDFANMLHLKELGLNNMEELVSIDKFALANLPELTKLDITNNPRLSFIHPRAFHHLPQMETLMLNNNALSALHQQTVESLPSLQEVGLHGNPIRCDCVIRWANATGTRVRFIEPQSTLCAEPPDLQRRPVREVPFREMTDHCLPLISPRSFPPSLQVASGESVVLHCRALAEPEPEIYWVSPMGVRLTAPRAGRRYRVYPEGTLELRRVTAEEAGLYTCVAQNLVGADTKTVSVVVGQAPPQPGRGEGWGLELRVQETHPYRILLAWVPPPNTVSTNLTWSSASSVRGQGATALARLPRGTHSYNITRLLQATEYWACVQVAFTDAHTQLACVWARTKEAPPCRRALGDRPALIAILAFTALLLAAGLAAHLGTGQPRQRIGGRPLLPAWVFWGWRAPSVRVVSVPFVLPWNPGRKPLRSSEGEALSPALSQNS; from the exons ATGAGGCTCCTCGTGGCCCCCCTCTTGCTAGCTTGGGTGGCCAGTGCCACTGCCGCCGTGCCTGTGGTACCCTGGCATGTGCCCTGCCCCACTCAGTGCGCCTGCCAGATCCGGCCCTGGTACACACCCCGCTCATCCTACCGCGAGGCCACCACTGTGGACTGTAATGACCTATTCCTGACAACGGTGCCCCCGGCCCTGCCCGCGGGCACGCAGACCCTACTGCTACAAAGCAACAGCATCGTCCGTGTGGACCAGAGCGAGCTCAGCTACCTGGCCAATCTGACTGAGCTGGACCTGTCCCAGAACAGCTTTTCGGACGCCCGGGACTGTGATTTCCGTGCCCTGCCCCAGCTGCTGAGCCTGCACCTGGAAGAGAACCAGCTGACCCAGCTGGAGGACCACAGCTTCGCAGGGCTGGGCAGCCTGCAGGAGCTCTATCTCAACCACAACCAGCTCTACCGCATCGCCCCCAGGGCCTTCGCCGGCCTCAGCAACCTCCTGCGGCTGCACCTCAACTCCAACCTGCTGAGGGCCATCGACAGCCGCTGGTTCGAGATGCTACCCAACTTAGAGATCCTCATGATCGGTGGCAACAAGGTGGATGCCATCCTGGACATGAACTTCCGGCCCTTGGCCAGCCTGCGCAGCCTTGTGCTAGCGGGCATGAACCTGCGGGAGATCTCCGACTACGCCCTCGAGGGGCTGCAGAGCCTGGAGAGCCTGTCCTTCTATGACAACCTGCTGGCTCGGGTGCCCCGGCGGGCGCTGGAGCAGGTGCCCGGGCTCAAGTTCCTAGACCTGAACAAGAACCCACTCCAGCGGGTGGGGCCGGGGGACTTTGCCAACATGCTGCACCTCAAGGAGCTGGGGCTGAACAACATGGAGGAGCTGGTCTCCATCGACAAGTTCGCCCTGGCGAACCTCCCCGAGCTGACCAAGCTGGACATCACCAACAACCCCCGGCTGTCCTTCATCCAC CCCCGCGCCTTCCACCACCTGCCACAGATGGAGACCCTCATGCTCAACAACAATGCTCTCAGTGCCTTGCACCAGCAGACGGTGGAGTCCCTCCCCAGCCTGCAGGAGGTGGGTCTCCACGGCAACCCCATCCGCTGTGACTGCGTCATCCGCTGGGCCAACGCCACGGGCACCCGTGTCCGCTTCATCGAGCCACAGTCCACACTGTGCGCCGAGCCACCAGACCTCCAGCGCCGTCCGGTCCGTGAGGTGCCCTTCCGGGAGATGACGGACCACTGCCTGCCCCTCATCTCCCCGCGCAGCTTCCCCCCCAGCCTCCAGGTGGCCAGTGGAGAGAGCGTGGTGCTGCACTGCCGGGCGCTCGCGGAACCAGAACCTGAGATTTACTGGGTCAGTCCAATGGGGGTTCGACTGACGGCTCCCCGTGCAGGCAGAAGGTACCGGGTATACCCAGAAGGGACCCTGGAGCTGCGGAGGGTGACGGCGGAGGAGGCGGGGCTGTACACCTGTGTGGCCCAGAACCTGGTGGGGGCTGACACCAAGACGGTTAGTGTCGTCGTTGGCCAGGCTCCCCCGCAGCCAGGCAGGGGCGAGGGATGGGGGCTGGAGCTCCGGGTGCAGGAGACCCATCCCTATCGCATCCTGCTGGCCTGGGTCCCCCCACCCAATACAGTCTCCACCAACCTCACCTGGTCCAGCGCCTCCTCCGTCCGGGGCCAAGGGGCCACTGCTCTGGCCCGCCTGCCCCGGGGCACACACAGCTACAATATCACCCGCCTCCTTCAGGCCACGGAGTACTGGGCCTGTGTGCAAGTGGCCTTCACTGATGCCCACACCCAGTTGGCCTGTGTCTGGGCCAGGACTAAAGAGGCCCCTCCTTGCCGCAGAGCCTTAGGGGACCGGCCTGCCCTCATAGCCATCCTGGCTTTCACTGCCCTCCTGCTGGCAGCCGGGCTGGCAGCCCACCTGGGCACGGGCCAGCCCAGGCAGAGGATAGGCGGACGGCCTCTCCTTCCAGCCTGGGTTTTCTGGGGCTGGAGAGCCCCCTCAGTCCGGGTAGTGTCTGTACCCTTTGTCCTGCCCTGgaatcctgggaggaagccattgaGATCTTCAGAAGGGGAAGCACTGTCACCAGCACTGTCTCAAAACTCATGA